The following are encoded in a window of Choloepus didactylus isolate mChoDid1 chromosome 17, mChoDid1.pri, whole genome shotgun sequence genomic DNA:
- the DCTN1 gene encoding dynactin subunit 1 isoform X5 yields MSAEASSRPLRVGSRVEVIGKGHRGTVAYVGATLFATGKWVGVILDEAKGKNDGTVQGRKYFTCEEGHGIFVRQSQIQVFEDGADTTSPETPDSSASKVPKREGTDAAAKTSKLRGLKPKKAPTARKTTTRRPKPTRPTSSGVAGASSSLGPSGSASAGELSSSEPSTPAQTPLAAPIIPTPALTSPGAAPPLPSPSKEEESLRAQVRDLEEKLETLRLKRAEDKAKLKELEKHKIQLEQVQEWKSKMQEQQADLQRRLKEARKEAKEALEAKERYMEEMADTADAIEMATLDKEMAEERAESLQQEVEALKERVDELTTDLEILKAEIEEKGSDGAASSYQLKQLEEQNVRLKDALVRMRDLSSSEKQEHVKLQKLMEKKNQELEVVRQQRERLQEELTQAESTIDELKEQVDAALGAEEMVEMLTDRNLNLEEKVRELRETVGDLEAMNEMNDELQENARETELELREQLDMAGARVREAQKRVEAAQETVADYQQTIKKYRQLTAHLQDVNRELTNQQEASVERQQQPPPETFDFKIKFAETKAHAKAIEMELRQMEVIQANRHMSLLTAFMPDSFLRPGGDHDCVLVLLLMPRLICKAELIRKQAQEKFELSENCSERPGLRGAAGEQLSFAAGLVYSLSLLQATLHRYEHALSQCSVDVYKKVGSLYPEMSAHERSLDFLIELLHKDQLDETVNVEPLTKAIKYYQHLYSIHLAEQPEDCTMQLADHIKFTQSALDCMSVEVGRLRAFLQGGQEASDIALLLRDLETSCSDIRQFCKKIRRRMPGTDAPGIPAALAFGPQVSDTLLDCRKHLTWVVAVLQEVAAAAAQLIAPLAENEGLPVATLEELAFKAGEQIYGSPSSSPYECLRQSCNILISTMNKLATAMQEGEYDAERPPSKPPPVELRAAALRAEITDAEGLGLKLEDRETVIKELKKSLKIKGEELSEANVRLSLLEKKLDSAAKDADERTEKVQTRLDETQALLKKKEKEFEETMDALQADIDQLEAEKAELKQRLNSQSKRTIEGLRGPPPSGIATLVSGIAGEEQQRGGAPGQAPGSVPGPGLVKDSPLLLQQISAMRLHISQLQHENSILKGSQMKASLAALPPLHVAKLSIPPHEGPGTELATGALYRKTNQLLEMLNQLSTHTHVVDITRTSPAAKSPSAQLLEQVAQLKSLSDTIEKLKDEVLKETVSQRPGATVPTDFATFPSSAFLRAKEEQQDDTVYMGKVTFSCAAGLGQRHRLVLTQEQLRRLHGRLIS; encoded by the exons ATGAGTGCGGAGGCAAGTTCCCGGCCTCTGCGTGTGGGCTCCCGTGTGGAGGTGATTGGAAAAGGCCACCGAGGCACTGTGGCCTATGTTGGAGCCACACTCTTTGCCACTGGCAAATGGGTAGGCGTGATCCTGGATGAAGCAAAGGGCAAAAATGATGGAACTGTCCAAGGCAGGAAGTACTTCACTTGTGAAGAGGGGCATGGGATCTTTGTGCGCCAATCCCAG ATCCAGGTATTTGAAGATGGAGCAGATACTACTTCCCCAGAGACACCTGATTCTTCTGCCTCAAAAGTCCCCAAAAGAG AGGGAACTGATGCGGCTGCAAAGACCAGTAAACTG CGAGGACTGAAGCCTAAGAAG GCACCGACCGCCCGAAAG ACCACAACTCGGCGGCCCAAG CCCACCCGCCCAACCAGTTCTGGGGTGGCCGGGGCCAGTAGCTCCTTGGGCCCCTCTGGCTCGGCTTCAGCAGGTGAGCTGAGCAGCAGTGAGCCCAGCACCCCAGCACAGACCCCACTGGCAGCACCCATCATCCCCACGCCGGCCCTCACTTCTCCTGGAGCGGCCCCTCCACTTCCTTCCCCCTCCAAG GAAGAGGAGAGTTTGAGGGCCCAGGTGCGGGACCTGGAGGAGAAGCTGGAGACCTTGCGGCTCAAACGGGCAGAAGACAAGGCAAAACTAAAAGAGCTGGAGAAACACAAGATCCAACTAGAGCAGGTGCAGGAATGGAAGAGCAAAATGCAGGAGCAGCAGGCAGACCTGCAGCGGCGCCTCAAGGAGGCGCGGAAG GAAGCCAAGGAGGCGCTGGAGGCAAAGGAACGCTACATGGAGGAAATGGCTGACACTGCTGATGCCATCGAAATGGCCACTCTAGACAAAGAGATGGCTGAAGAGCGGGCGGAGTCCCTGCAGCAGGAGGTAGAGGCTCTGAAGGAGCGTGTGGATGAGCTCACCACTGACCTGGAGATCCTCAAGGCTGAGATTGAGGAAAAAG GCTCGGATGGGGCTGCGTCCAGTTACCAGCTCAAGCAGCTCGAGGAGCAGAATGTCCGTCTCAAGGATGCCCTGGTCAG GATGCGGGATCTTTCTTCCTCGGAGAAGCAGGAGCATGTGAAACTGCAGAAGCTCATGGAAAAGAAGAACCAAGAGTTGGAAGTTGTGAGGCAACAGCGGGAGCGTCTGCAGGAGGAGCTGACCCAGGCAGAGAGCACCATTGATGAGCTCAAGGAACAG GTGGATGCTGCTCTGGGTGCTGAGGAGATGGTGGAGATGCTGACAGACCGGAACCTGAATCTAGAAGAGAAAGTGCGGGAGTTAAGGGAGACAGTGGGGGACCTG GAAGCAATGAATGAGATGAACGATGAGCTGCAGGAAAACGCACGTGAAACAGAACTGGAGCTGCGGGAGCAGCTGGACATGGCGGGCGCCCGGGTGCGTGAGGCCCAGAAGCGTGTGGAGGCAGCCCAGGAGACAGTTGCAGACTACCAGCAAACCATCAAGAAGTATCGCCAGCTGACTGCCCACCTACAG GATGTGAATCGAGAACTGACAAACCAGCAGGAAGCATCTGTGGAGAGGCAGCAGCAGCCACCTCCAGAGACTTTTGACTTCAAAATCAAGTTTGCTGAGACTAAGGCCCATGCCAAG GCAATTGAGATGGAGTTGAGGCAGATGGAGGTGATCCAGGCCAACCGGCACATGTCCCTGCTGACGGCTTTCATGCCCGACAGCTTCCTTCGGCCAGGTGGGGACCACGACTGTGTCCTGGTGCTGCTGCTCATGCCCCGTCTCATTTGCAAG GCAGAGCTGATCCGGAAGCAGGCCCAGGAGAAATTTGAACTAAGCGAGAACTGTTCAGAGAGGCCTGGGCTGCGAGGAGCTGCAGGGGAGCAGCTCAGCTTTGCTGCTGGGCTAGTGTACTCACTGAGTCTGCTGCAGGCCACACTACACCGCTATGAGCA TGCCCTGTCTCAGTGCAGTGTGGACGTCTATAAGAAGGTGGGGAGTCTGTACCCTGAGATGAGTGCTCACGAGCGCTCCTTGGATTTCCTTATTGAGTTGCTGCACAAGGATCAGCTGGACGAGACTGTCAATGTGGAGCCTCTCACTAAGGCCATCAAGTACTACCAG CATCTGTACAGCATCCACCTTGCTGAGCAGCCTGAGGACTGTACCATGCAGCTGGCTGACCACATTAAG TTCACCCAGAGTGCCCTGGACTGCATGAGCGTGGAGGTGGGACGGCTACGTGCCTTTTTGCAG GGTGGGCAGGAAGCTTCAGATATTGCCCTTCTGCTCCGGGACCTGGAAACATCATGCAGTGACATCCGCCAGTTCTGTAAGAAGATCAGAAGGCGAATGCCAGGGACGGATGCTCCTGGGATCCCAGCTGCACTGGCCTTTGGACCTCAG GTCTCCGACACCCTCCTAGACTGCAGGAAACACTTGACATGGGTGGTGGCTGTGCTGCAGGAGGTGGCAGCTGCTGCTGCCCAGCTCATTGCCCCACTGGCAGAGAATGAGGGGCTGCCTGTGGCCACCCTGGAGGAACTGGCTTTCAAAGCAGGCGAGCAG ATCTACGGGAGCCCCTCCAGCAGCCCCTATGAGTGTCTGCGCCAGTCATGCAACATCCTCATCAGTACCATGAACAAGCTGGCCACAGCCATGCAGGAGGGGGAGTACGATGCCGAGCGGCCCCCCAGCAAG CCACCTCCAGTTGAGCTGCGGGCAGCAGCCCTTCGTGCAGAGATCACAGATGCTGAAGGCCTGGGTTTGAAGCTTGAAGATAGAGAGACAGTAATCAAGGAGTTAAAGAAGTCACTCAAGATCAAG GGGGAGGAGCTGAGTGAGGCCAACGTGCGGCTGAGCCTCCTGGAAAAGAAGCTGGACAGCGCTGCCAAGGATGCGGATGAGCGCACTGAGAAAGTCCAGACTCGGCTGGATGAGACCCAGGCGCTgctgaagaagaaggagaa AGAGTTTGAGGAGACGATGGATGCACTCCAGGCTGACATTGACCAGctggaggcagaaaaggcagAACTAAAGCAGCGGCTGAACAGCCAGTCCAAGCGCACAATTGAAGGCCTCCGGGGGCCCCCTCCCTCGGGTATTGCTACTCTTGTCTCTGGCATTGCTGGTG AAGAGCAGCAGCGAG GGGGAGCCCCTGGGCAGGCTCCAGGGTCTGTGCCAGGCCCGGGGCTGGTGAAGGACTCCCCGCTGCTGCTCCAGCAGATCTCTGCCATGAGGCTACACATCTCCCAGCTCCAGCATGAGAACAGTATCCTCAAG GGATCGCAGATGAAGGCATCCCTAGCAGCCTTGCCTCCTCTGCATGTGGCAAAGCTGTCCATCCCACCCCATGAGGGCCCTGGCACTGAGCTAGCTACCGGGGCGCTGTATCGTAAGACCAACCAGCTGCTGGAGATGTTGAATCAGCTGAGCACACACACCCATGTAGTAGACATCACTCGCACCAGTCCCG CTGCCAAGAGCCCCTCTGCCCAGCTGCTGGAGCAGGTTGCTCAGCTCAAGTCCCTGAGTGACACCATCGAGAAGCTCAAG GATGAGGTCCTCAAGGAGACAGTGTCTCAGCGCCCTGGAGCCACAGTCCCCACTGACTTTGCCACCTTCCCTTCATCAGCCTTCCTCAGG GCCAAGGAGGAGCAGCAGGACGACACAGTCTACATGGGCAAAGTGACCTTCTCTTGTGCGGCTGGCCTTGGACAGCGACACCGGCTGGTGCTGACCCAGGAGCAGCTGCGCCGGCTTCACGGTCGCCTCATCTCCTAA
- the DCTN1 gene encoding dynactin subunit 1 isoform X8: MMRQAPTARKTTTRRPKPTRPTSSGVAGASSSLGPSGSASAGELSSSEPSTPAQTPLAAPIIPTPALTSPGAAPPLPSPSKEEESLRAQVRDLEEKLETLRLKRAEDKAKLKELEKHKIQLEQVQEWKSKMQEQQADLQRRLKEARKEAKEALEAKERYMEEMADTADAIEMATLDKEMAEERAESLQQEVEALKERVDELTTDLEILKAEIEEKGSDGAASSYQLKQLEEQNVRLKDALVRMRDLSSSEKQEHVKLQKLMEKKNQELEVVRQQRERLQEELTQAESTIDELKEQVDAALGAEEMVEMLTDRNLNLEEKVRELRETVGDLEAMNEMNDELQENARETELELREQLDMAGARVREAQKRVEAAQETVADYQQTIKKYRQLTAHLQDVNRELTNQQEASVERQQQPPPETFDFKIKFAETKAHAKAIEMELRQMEVIQANRHMSLLTAFMPDSFLRPGGDHDCVLVLLLMPRLICKAELIRKQAQEKFELSENCSERPGLRGAAGEQLSFAAGLVYSLSLLQATLHRYEHALSQCSVDVYKKVGSLYPEMSAHERSLDFLIELLHKDQLDETVNVEPLTKAIKYYQHLYSIHLAEQPEDCTMQLADHIKFTQSALDCMSVEVGRLRAFLQGGQEASDIALLLRDLETSCSDIRQFCKKIRRRMPGTDAPGIPAALAFGPQVSDTLLDCRKHLTWVVAVLQEVAAAAAQLIAPLAENEGLPVATLEELAFKAGEQIYGSPSSSPYECLRQSCNILISTMNKLATAMQEGEYDAERPPSKPPPVELRAAALRAEITDAEGLGLKLEDRETVIKELKKSLKIKGEELSEANVRLSLLEKKLDSAAKDADERTEKVQTRLDETQALLKKKEKEFEETMDALQADIDQLEAEKAELKQRLNSQSKRTIEGLRGPPPSGIATLVSGIAGGGAPGQAPGSVPGPGLVKDSPLLLQQISAMRLHISQLQHENSILKGSQMKASLAALPPLHVAKLSIPPHEGPGTELATGALYRKTNQLLEMLNQLSTHTHVVDITRTSPAAKSPSAQLLEQVAQLKSLSDTIEKLKDEVLKETVSQRPGATVPTDFATFPSSAFLRAKEEQQDDTVYMGKVTFSCAAGLGQRHRLVLTQEQLRRLHGRLIS; the protein is encoded by the exons ATGATGAGACAGGCACCGACCGCCCGAAAG ACCACAACTCGGCGGCCCAAG CCCACCCGCCCAACCAGTTCTGGGGTGGCCGGGGCCAGTAGCTCCTTGGGCCCCTCTGGCTCGGCTTCAGCAGGTGAGCTGAGCAGCAGTGAGCCCAGCACCCCAGCACAGACCCCACTGGCAGCACCCATCATCCCCACGCCGGCCCTCACTTCTCCTGGAGCGGCCCCTCCACTTCCTTCCCCCTCCAAG GAAGAGGAGAGTTTGAGGGCCCAGGTGCGGGACCTGGAGGAGAAGCTGGAGACCTTGCGGCTCAAACGGGCAGAAGACAAGGCAAAACTAAAAGAGCTGGAGAAACACAAGATCCAACTAGAGCAGGTGCAGGAATGGAAGAGCAAAATGCAGGAGCAGCAGGCAGACCTGCAGCGGCGCCTCAAGGAGGCGCGGAAG GAAGCCAAGGAGGCGCTGGAGGCAAAGGAACGCTACATGGAGGAAATGGCTGACACTGCTGATGCCATCGAAATGGCCACTCTAGACAAAGAGATGGCTGAAGAGCGGGCGGAGTCCCTGCAGCAGGAGGTAGAGGCTCTGAAGGAGCGTGTGGATGAGCTCACCACTGACCTGGAGATCCTCAAGGCTGAGATTGAGGAAAAAG GCTCGGATGGGGCTGCGTCCAGTTACCAGCTCAAGCAGCTCGAGGAGCAGAATGTCCGTCTCAAGGATGCCCTGGTCAG GATGCGGGATCTTTCTTCCTCGGAGAAGCAGGAGCATGTGAAACTGCAGAAGCTCATGGAAAAGAAGAACCAAGAGTTGGAAGTTGTGAGGCAACAGCGGGAGCGTCTGCAGGAGGAGCTGACCCAGGCAGAGAGCACCATTGATGAGCTCAAGGAACAG GTGGATGCTGCTCTGGGTGCTGAGGAGATGGTGGAGATGCTGACAGACCGGAACCTGAATCTAGAAGAGAAAGTGCGGGAGTTAAGGGAGACAGTGGGGGACCTG GAAGCAATGAATGAGATGAACGATGAGCTGCAGGAAAACGCACGTGAAACAGAACTGGAGCTGCGGGAGCAGCTGGACATGGCGGGCGCCCGGGTGCGTGAGGCCCAGAAGCGTGTGGAGGCAGCCCAGGAGACAGTTGCAGACTACCAGCAAACCATCAAGAAGTATCGCCAGCTGACTGCCCACCTACAG GATGTGAATCGAGAACTGACAAACCAGCAGGAAGCATCTGTGGAGAGGCAGCAGCAGCCACCTCCAGAGACTTTTGACTTCAAAATCAAGTTTGCTGAGACTAAGGCCCATGCCAAG GCAATTGAGATGGAGTTGAGGCAGATGGAGGTGATCCAGGCCAACCGGCACATGTCCCTGCTGACGGCTTTCATGCCCGACAGCTTCCTTCGGCCAGGTGGGGACCACGACTGTGTCCTGGTGCTGCTGCTCATGCCCCGTCTCATTTGCAAG GCAGAGCTGATCCGGAAGCAGGCCCAGGAGAAATTTGAACTAAGCGAGAACTGTTCAGAGAGGCCTGGGCTGCGAGGAGCTGCAGGGGAGCAGCTCAGCTTTGCTGCTGGGCTAGTGTACTCACTGAGTCTGCTGCAGGCCACACTACACCGCTATGAGCA TGCCCTGTCTCAGTGCAGTGTGGACGTCTATAAGAAGGTGGGGAGTCTGTACCCTGAGATGAGTGCTCACGAGCGCTCCTTGGATTTCCTTATTGAGTTGCTGCACAAGGATCAGCTGGACGAGACTGTCAATGTGGAGCCTCTCACTAAGGCCATCAAGTACTACCAG CATCTGTACAGCATCCACCTTGCTGAGCAGCCTGAGGACTGTACCATGCAGCTGGCTGACCACATTAAG TTCACCCAGAGTGCCCTGGACTGCATGAGCGTGGAGGTGGGACGGCTACGTGCCTTTTTGCAG GGTGGGCAGGAAGCTTCAGATATTGCCCTTCTGCTCCGGGACCTGGAAACATCATGCAGTGACATCCGCCAGTTCTGTAAGAAGATCAGAAGGCGAATGCCAGGGACGGATGCTCCTGGGATCCCAGCTGCACTGGCCTTTGGACCTCAG GTCTCCGACACCCTCCTAGACTGCAGGAAACACTTGACATGGGTGGTGGCTGTGCTGCAGGAGGTGGCAGCTGCTGCTGCCCAGCTCATTGCCCCACTGGCAGAGAATGAGGGGCTGCCTGTGGCCACCCTGGAGGAACTGGCTTTCAAAGCAGGCGAGCAG ATCTACGGGAGCCCCTCCAGCAGCCCCTATGAGTGTCTGCGCCAGTCATGCAACATCCTCATCAGTACCATGAACAAGCTGGCCACAGCCATGCAGGAGGGGGAGTACGATGCCGAGCGGCCCCCCAGCAAG CCACCTCCAGTTGAGCTGCGGGCAGCAGCCCTTCGTGCAGAGATCACAGATGCTGAAGGCCTGGGTTTGAAGCTTGAAGATAGAGAGACAGTAATCAAGGAGTTAAAGAAGTCACTCAAGATCAAG GGGGAGGAGCTGAGTGAGGCCAACGTGCGGCTGAGCCTCCTGGAAAAGAAGCTGGACAGCGCTGCCAAGGATGCGGATGAGCGCACTGAGAAAGTCCAGACTCGGCTGGATGAGACCCAGGCGCTgctgaagaagaaggagaa AGAGTTTGAGGAGACGATGGATGCACTCCAGGCTGACATTGACCAGctggaggcagaaaaggcagAACTAAAGCAGCGGCTGAACAGCCAGTCCAAGCGCACAATTGAAGGCCTCCGGGGGCCCCCTCCCTCGGGTATTGCTACTCTTGTCTCTGGCATTGCTGGTG GGGGAGCCCCTGGGCAGGCTCCAGGGTCTGTGCCAGGCCCGGGGCTGGTGAAGGACTCCCCGCTGCTGCTCCAGCAGATCTCTGCCATGAGGCTACACATCTCCCAGCTCCAGCATGAGAACAGTATCCTCAAG GGATCGCAGATGAAGGCATCCCTAGCAGCCTTGCCTCCTCTGCATGTGGCAAAGCTGTCCATCCCACCCCATGAGGGCCCTGGCACTGAGCTAGCTACCGGGGCGCTGTATCGTAAGACCAACCAGCTGCTGGAGATGTTGAATCAGCTGAGCACACACACCCATGTAGTAGACATCACTCGCACCAGTCCCG CTGCCAAGAGCCCCTCTGCCCAGCTGCTGGAGCAGGTTGCTCAGCTCAAGTCCCTGAGTGACACCATCGAGAAGCTCAAG GATGAGGTCCTCAAGGAGACAGTGTCTCAGCGCCCTGGAGCCACAGTCCCCACTGACTTTGCCACCTTCCCTTCATCAGCCTTCCTCAGG GCCAAGGAGGAGCAGCAGGACGACACAGTCTACATGGGCAAAGTGACCTTCTCTTGTGCGGCTGGCCTTGGACAGCGACACCGGCTGGTGCTGACCCAGGAGCAGCTGCGCCGGCTTCACGGTCGCCTCATCTCCTAA